The Funiculus sociatus GB2-C1 genomic interval AGAAATCGGCGTTTGTGTACCTGGAAATATCCCTTTACCAACTGCAATTGCAGGGCCGTATGTTCCCTGATAGCGGCGTAAGTAGTAAGCGTGAGTTAACGGTGTGCCGATAAGTTCTAATACAATGCGATCGCGTATATCCGGAATCACTCTCTCTAACGCACGGAATAGAGATTGCGATCGCTCTTTTTTCCTTTCCTCATACTCCTCATCTCGTCGCCATCCCTCATAAGGTTCCAACGTGTAGGCGTGAACCACATGATGTCCCACTGGCGCAAGATTAGCGTCCCACACTGAAGGGATAGAAATCATGCAAGTATTCCCCGGTTCGGTAATATCTTTACTCGCATCGTGAACTACCACATGATGTCCCGTCAGATTTTCTAAACCCTCAGCACGGATGCCTAAATGTAAGTGCATAAAGCTATCAACTGCCGGGGTTTCTAAAGATTGCTGACGATAAGATGGCGGCAAATCTTCGGGGCGCAATAACTTAGTATAAGTATCCCAAAGGGTAGCATTAGAAATTACAACAGTCGCGTTAATAACTTCACCATTTTTTAACTTGACGCCTGTTACTTTGCCTGATTGGATTAATATTTGCTCAACATGAGCATTCAATTTCAATTCGCCACCCCAACGCTTTAAACCGCGAACCAAAGCATCCACAATTGCGCCACTTCCCCCAATAGGATACTCGACACCAGCGCGAGAACGTTCTCCTAACATAAATGCCACCTCTGGGGCAATTGTCCCGTGCGCCTTAAGTCCAGAAAGTAGAAAACATTCCAAGTCAATTAAGCGCCGCACCCAAGGATCTCGCACCTCTCGATCCATCACATCGCCAACAGAACCTTGGAGGATTCTCAGATGCGGTAGCAGTTTCAATACAGATGGTAAATATTGCCCCATAATTACTGGTATTATCTGCCAATCTGCTCTCAAAGCAATAGTAGAAATCCCCCGCAGTGATTCGTAAAGAGGTAGTAGACGTTTTTCAAATTGTTCTAATTCTCTTGCACCCTGAGGCGTAATTTCAGCAACAGTTTGGCGATATCGTTCAGCATCGCTGTAAACGGGAAAAGTGCCTTCAGGAAAGTGATAGTGACCCATAGGATCGTAGCGAACAGCTTGCAACGATTCTCCCAGAACTTCTAACACTTGCTGTAATGGATTCAGACCGCTTCCAGGGGTGAGTCCGCAATAAAATGAGGGGCCAGAGTCAAAATGAAATCCCTGCCGCGAGAAACTGTGTGCAGCACCACCAGCGATCGCGTGGCTTTCGCAGACTAGCACTCGTTTTCCGTAACGGGCAAGTAACGCCCCTGCGGTTAAACCGCCAATTCCGCTACCGATAACAATTACATCTAAACTCATATTATGGCAATCTCATTTTATTTATAAACACTATCTTTTTTAAAAGAACCGCTAAGATGCTCAGGAAGAGAGAAGAAGTCATTTTTAAAATGAGTTTGATTTATTTAGGGAGATTATTGGATAATTATCTTAATAGCTTGTCAAGCCAATCTTTATGGTACAGCACAACCCGGAAACCAGATTACCAACAAGCGCTGAACTTCCTTGTTCGGATGATACACCAGTGGATAACGAAGACCAAAATTTTATCCCGAATTTTCTATTATTCTTGCTAGAGTTCATTTGGGGTAATCGCCTTGACTGGTATTTTGGTGTGGATATGGGCGTCTATCACACGACAGGCGTGAATCCGAGAGTACCCGTGGTGCCAGATGGGTTTCTAAGTTTGGGAG includes:
- a CDS encoding phytoene desaturase family protein, with protein sequence MSLDVIVIGSGIGGLTAGALLARYGKRVLVCESHAIAGGAAHSFSRQGFHFDSGPSFYCGLTPGSGLNPLQQVLEVLGESLQAVRYDPMGHYHFPEGTFPVYSDAERYRQTVAEITPQGARELEQFEKRLLPLYESLRGISTIALRADWQIIPVIMGQYLPSVLKLLPHLRILQGSVGDVMDREVRDPWVRRLIDLECFLLSGLKAHGTIAPEVAFMLGERSRAGVEYPIGGSGAIVDALVRGLKRWGGELKLNAHVEQILIQSGKVTGVKLKNGEVINATVVISNATLWDTYTKLLRPEDLPPSYRQQSLETPAVDSFMHLHLGIRAEGLENLTGHHVVVHDASKDITEPGNTCMISIPSVWDANLAPVGHHVVHAYTLEPYEGWRRDEEYEERKKERSQSLFRALERVIPDIRDRIVLELIGTPLTHAYYLRRYQGTYGPAIAVGKGIFPGTQTPISGLYRVGDSTMPGIGVPAVAASGILCANTLVTPQETANLLEYLNQR